Genomic DNA from Paenibacillus donghaensis:
TTCTGCTATCAGTCCGTTCGTTCCTCATACCGTCGGCGAAACGCCCGCGGCGATTCCCCGGTCAGTTGCTTAAAGACCACCGTAAAATAACTGGAATTATCGAAGCCTACCCGCTCCGCAATTTCCATCATCCTCAGCCGGGTGAATTGCAGCAGCGCTTTCGCTTCCTCGATTCGCAACTGGCTGACGTAATTTGTAAGGCCGATGCCGGACTCTTTCTTAAACAAATTGCTGAGATAATTAGGCGTTACGTGTACATGTGCGGCAACCATCTGCAGCGAACAGTCCGTTTGATAGTGACCATCAATGTATTGCTTGGCCTGAACCACTACATTGTCCTGTTGCTGATTCAGCCAATGATCGAAGATATCCAGAAATTCCGCGCATTTTTCTTTGGCCCAAGACAGCAGCTCCTGAACAGACTGTATCTCGAGGATGTGGGCAGGATTGAGCCCCTCCCCAGCAGCCGCCGCGTTCACATGCTTGAAGTCTGTCAGCAGAATACTTGAAAAAACAGTGACCAGCGTGTAAATCCTCGTTTTGCAGGACTGCAGTCCAAGGGACGCCGCCTGATCCACATATTCTGCCAGCCGCTGTTCCGCCGCCGGCAAGTTACTGGTTACAAGCAGGGACAGCAGCTCCTCCTTGAGCAGCGGAAAGCCGTCCACAGCCGCCAAATCCCCCGCCCTGCCGTCCCCATGTCCGGAATGAACCTCGTTGTATTGCTCCGCCAGCTCCTCGAACCGCTGTACAGCGCCTAATTCCAGCCAGCTTGTCTCTAATCCGATGAAGCGGCTCATAGCTTCCTTCACGGCATTGCGGTACGTCACTCCCGCGGGGCCAGGCTCCAGCAAGAAAGCGAACGCCTCCTTGCGCAATGGGAAATACAGGCCTTCCGCCTGATGCCCCTGCAGCAGCTCCTGCAAAATATTCGTTACCGCATAATGAAGAAGGTTGATATCGCTCTGAGTGTAATTCTTGCCCGGCAACTCATAGCTGTGAACCTGAAGTATACAAAAATCCGCTGCCCGCCATTTCTGCTCCCAATTCTCCCGGAGCGCCCGTTCGCAGGGCAAGCCGAACAACGCTGCGCGGAACACCTCTGTCTGCCTTTCCTGCTTCGTCACCCGTAGTTTCAGCTGCTTCAACCGAAGCTCTTCATACGCCTTGCGCAAGACGCGATAAGCCTCGTCCAGCGAAAAGGGCTTAAGCAGAAACTCCACCGCCCCGTAGCGCAGCGCGCGCTGGGCATATTCGAAATCACGATAACCGGTCAGAATAATGACTCTGATCTCTGGATGAGCGCGGGACAACCATTCCATTAACTGAAGCCCGTCCATCACCGGCATATTAATATCCGTTATGATTAAATCCGGCTTGTACAGCTCCACCGCCTGCACGGCCTCTTCTCCGTCAGCCGCTTCGCCGACCACTTCCCAGCCCAACTGGTTGCTGCTGATTAATTGCACAAGCCCTTCGCGAAACCAGATTTCATCGTCCACTACAAGCAATTTACCAATCATATGTCCTCACTCTCCTGCAGCCGGCAAGGCAGCTTCAGCCGCACCAGCGTTCCTTCGCCGGGCTCCGACTCGAATTCGACCCCGTACGTGGCGCCGTACACCAGTTCAATCCGGCGGATAACGCTTATCGTCCCGATGGACTTGCGTTTGTCGTTTAACGGTTCGTATGGCGGGTTCAGAATACGGTCAATCATTTCCTGCGTCATACCGCTGCCGTTATCGCTGATCTCCAGCACAAGAAACGGAGCGCTGCCTTCTCCGGCAGACTGAACATAGCCGGTAATTTGCAGGCGGCGGTCTGTTTTTTTATTGCGGAAGGCATGGATGAAGGCGTTCTCCACAATCGGCTGAATAAGCAGCCGGAACACGCGGCAATCCAGCATCTCTTCGGGAATGTCAATTTCGGCGGTAAGCGAATCTGGATAACGTGCCTTCTGAATCTCCAAATAATTATGAATCTGCCTGATTTCATCTCGCAGCGTAGTCATCTGCTGGACGGGCTCCAGCGTATATTGCAACATTTCCGACAGGCTGGTAATCAGACGGGCAGATTTCTCATCTCCAAGCATATAGAATTTCCAGAAGAACATGCCCAGCGTGTTATATAGAAAATGAGGGTTCAGCTGCGCCTGGATTGCCTTTAACTCGGCTTCTTTTTCATTAATTTTACGTTCATACATTTCATAGATCAAGGTTTCGATATGGGCTGTCATGTTGTTGAAGCTCTCTCCCAAATAACCCAGCTCATCTTTACTCCGAATTTGAACCCGGGTGTCGAACTTGCCTTCCCGCACATGCTTCATCCCCCGAACGAGGTTTCCAAGCGGACGCAGCAGCATACGGCTAATGAGAGCGATAATGATGCCCAGACTAACGAGACTGACAAGTGCCGAAGCAACGGCTACCTGTAGAATGACCGTGCTTTTACTTTGTATTTGCGCGAGCGAAACTTTGCTTACCAGCGTGAAGCCGACCTTCTCAGACTGTTGTCTCGTGTACATGTAGGAGACCCCTTGCTCTTCGCGGACCAGATTACCCATACCGGGCATATTCGCCAACTCGGGTACTTCCTGGCCGTCCAAGCCGTTTAAGGAGTACAACAGCCTGCCCTCCTCATCAAACAAATAGGCTTCGGTATCCTCATGAATGCGCAGGTCCTTCAAATGAGATTCAAACAGCGAGGTGTTGAATAGAATGAGCATCCTCCCATAGGTGTCCAGATTAATCGAGCGCATAAGACGCCCGGCTAACACCACATTGGCATCATCCCGCTGCTGGAAATCGCCTTCGGCCGTCCTGCTCCAGACATATTCGCCTCCGGTTTCTTTCAGCCTAAGAACCATATCGTCGAGATATGCACTTTCCAAATTATAGAAACGACCAGAAAACGAACCAAGATTAAAGATGTTCTCTTTCAAATCATAAATACGGATGCCCATGATCTCTGGCGCATCCAGACGGACCTGATACATCTCCTTGTCCAGCAGCTGTTCGAGCTTCATCCGTTCGTAGGAATTGGACTGTTCATTCTGCTCCATGACGGCCTGACTGACCGACGGATTTAAGGTGATGTAGTCTGTGATTCGGTACATGTCATTGACTCTTGAATCCAGCTGGGCGAGAATCTGATCTGTCGTCATGTAATATTGCCGGCTGATTTCTTCGTTAAACAGCGATAAATGAATGCGGTACGTAATCAAACCTGTGATGCAGGAGATCAGTATATTGGCCGTCGATAACGCGATAATCAGCTTGGTGCTGAATTTGAATATTTTCTTAAATGGACGCCGCCTGTTGTTCATCACATCTCATCCTCCGGCTCTAACCGCGCTTCCAGTCTGCAACAACCCGCTTCCCCACGCCAAGGTGCAAGGGTACAGGATCGGACCTCAACCGAGTTCAATGGGTCCTCTGATTTGATTGCGTTTGTTCATCCTATATACTGAACGATTGGGCCAGTGGGCGTCAACCTTCTTTGGCCTTGACCCAGGCATTCTTCTCATCGCGATTAGCTCTCCCTCCCTCCGACACAGTAGAATATACTCAAGTACCAGCATCTGAAACAGGATTAGGATTACTGTGTTTATAGCATTTGTAATACTCACACTTTGGGCGGTTATCGAAGCGTGATATTGATGATTTTGTGGCAAACATTTAAGCCTGACCGATTTAGCGCTGTTCTCTCCTATACTTGCGAATATATTGCAGAGCGGAAAAGCAGATATAAATGAGTATTATTGTATTGAAACTGAGAATGAACTTATTCTTAAATTTTTTGACTCTACCTTAAGGGACCTCGGCCAGTTCACTCCGAAAGGGACGTATTGATTTCAATATAGAAACTGTTGCTTAAATACTTAGAGTCAATTTACTCTTACGGCGACCGACACCCCGGCCAGCAGCCAGAAGTTGCTCTCCCAGGAGAACCACTGCACCAGGAAACCCGCCCAGCGCCGGACCGGCCATCGAACCTGCGGCCACAAACGTACTCATCAGCCCGAGCGCCCGCCCCCGCTGCTCCTTCGGAAAGACCTCGACAATCAGCGCCATATTGGTAGCTTGATACATTGAGGCGCCAATCCCTTGAATGACCCGGAATCCCAGCAGCAGCGCAGCATTCGGAGCCAGCGCACACCCCAATGCGCCTGCCGCAAAAGTGAACAGCCCAAGGTTATGAACCCTCCGGGTGGCAGTAATCATTCTGCACATCCACTATGATCAACGCCGTTCGCTCCGGCATAATCAAATCGGCAGATAGCTCCATCATCATCACCTCTTTATTTTGGTAGGCTGACCGCTCTTATTACGCTTGCATATCCACCAACCCGTGACCAAGGCGTTTACTGCCTTTTGTACCGTTTCAGGGTCCTTCGTCAGCATAGATTCCTTCACACCCAGCACCGAATCATTTACCACATTCTTTATGTCTTTGCCCATACATCTTTGGCGTAACGCCCCTCGGCTTCCAGGTTGTTAAGCCAAGCTCTTGCTTCTTGTTGTCCTACTCCATGTATCGCAAGGTAGGCTTGCTGTAAGGCTGACTCGACATCCGGGGCCATTTCACTGCCATCCCCGCATACATAAATCCGCCCTCCTGTGGAAAGCAAGCTCACTATCTCGGCTGCATCCTGTTCCATCAAATGCTGTACATATGTTTTGGATTTGCCTTCCATTCGAGAAAAAGCAGTACGAAGAGTAACGATACCGTCTCTTTCATATTGTTCAAGCTCTTCCCGATATATATAATCCCATTCATTCCTGCATCCAAAATAAAGCCGGGCTTCACCCAAATCCGCCCCTACTTGCCTGATTGCAGCACGCGCCTGTAAAAATCCCCTAAAAGGTGCTACTCCTGTCCCGGGCCCCACCATGATAACCGGTGTTCTTGGATCTTCCGGGAGTTGGAATCCAGAATCGGGTGTACGAACGAACATGAGAATCTCTTCGGCCGCCTTGCATTCGGCTAAGTAATTAGAGGCAACTCCGTGATAGTCGCCGCGTCCGCTCCAGGCAGAACCCTGCACCACAGCTACAGTAATACTGGCACGTTCCGGGTTGGCTCGCGGAGAGCTTGAGATCGAATAGTATCTAGGTTTAAGGGGCGGCAATAACTCCAGAAACCGTTCAAACGGCATTTCGCAGGCTTCGTACTTCTCAAGCAGGTCCAGCATCGTGAGCCGTTTCTTCAAGATCTGATCCTTGTAGGCTTCCTCCTCCAACAAAGCCGTAAGTTCTCGCTTGTGCGGAGGGCAAACGGTGTAAGCCGCAAGCTCACGCAGCTGCGCACGGGTAGCAGCTTCCTGCACCTCTACACAGTGACTGAGCAGATCCTGGAGATTAACGGGGCGGTCCAAGGGAAGATGTACAGCGTTTCGTCCATTTGCCGTCAGAATCAATTGATCCTTCCTATTCAATCCGTACCGCCGTACAATCCGCTCCACATTCTCTCTGCTGTTGCATGGCAGCACCCCAAGGTGATCGCCCTCCTGATACCTGACTCCTTCTGGCAGTGCGATCTCAATATACCGGGTGCTCCTTCCGCTATCAGTCTTCTGAAGTTCACGGTTTTCCGTCACCGAAGCGTAAACAGCTTCGTAGGTTTGGGCCAGAGGCATCGCCTCCATTCCACTGACGAACTGAACGTTAAGGGCACTTCTTTTGTTCTCCGCATCCTCATTTAATTTCAGATTGAAAGCCATCATAACATCAGACCACATGCGTTCCTGCCATTCTTCAACCTGCTTCTCGAAGTCTCCGCCGGCATCTGCTTCACCACGCGGGGAGAGCCTCCGGGCTCCTTTTAGAGCGAGCTGCTCATCAATTAATTTTGGCACATTCTGATACGTACTCGACCAACTGCGGTCTCCACAACCGAATACCGCATAATGAACGCCTTCAAGCTCACCCGGTTCTACCCCTTCCAGCCATTGCACGAACTCACGCGCATTTCTCGGAGGCTGTCCATTATAAGAAGCGGTAACGATCAGTACAGCCCCTTCCTTCGGTAACTTCCCTTTCCAATCATTTAGCGGCGCAACCTCACTCTTGAAACCATATATTTGTGCAATATCAGAGAGCTCCCGGGCAATCCGCTCTGCCGTTCCTAAATCTGATCCATACAGCACGAGCAAAGGTATATGTTCTGCCCCTATGATGGAGCTCTGAACCCGGCCGAGGTTCCGCTTATCTCCATTGTTATCTGAATCCTTCGCTTCCAATTCTTGAGCAAGAGCACTTGTCTGGAGTTTATTTCGGGGCTGCACCCGCATAGTGAAGTCTCCCGGCTTCAGCGTTAAGGTCTGCTTTACGTTAAGCTGATAGCTCGTATGATCAATTAATTCGAAATGCTGAAGAATCATCCCAAGGACTAGCGTTGCTTCGTGAAGTGCAAACTGCATCCCAATACAAGCTCGTTGACCATTACCGAATGGCTTGTAGGCATGATTAGGAACTTTATCGGGATCTTCGAAGCGCTCGGGTCGGAATTCATCGGCGTCTTCTCCCCAGGCCTCTTTGTCCCGATGAAGCTGTGGCAGGAGAACTCCAACATTCTCGCCTTTCTTAACGGGATACTTTCCTCCAATTACCGTATCTTCTTTGGCATATAGTTCAAAGCCCGGGGCGGTGGGCCATAGACGCAACGATTCGTTTAGAATCATGCGAATGTAATGGAGCTGTAGAACCTGTGAATACTCTGGAGACGGACTTGTCAGTACCTGATCCACTTCCAGATAGGCTTTCTTAAGGGAATCCGGATTTTTTATTAGAAAATAGAGCGCAAAAGACAATAAACCGCTTGTCGTCTCATGCCCCGCGATTAAGAACGTGATCATTTGATACCGGATATTCTCGTCATCCAGCGACTCTCCAGTCTCCGGGTCCTTCCCGTTAAGCATGCGGGCGAGCAAGTCCGTTTCCCCCCGGTCCCCGTTCGCCTTGCGTTCTTCAATAATGGTGTCCACTAATGAAAACATCGTCTGAACATCCTGATTAAATTGGCGTCTTGTTCGTACCATAAGTTTGTTCTGAATCTCCAGCCGTGCACTTTTATGCATGGCTTCATTTAGAGCGCGAACCATACTATTGATAAAGGGGCTATGCGTTTCTCTATAGTAACTGTTAAAACGGTAATTGAATCCGCATAATCCAATCGTGTCCAGCGTAAGCCGGGTCATGTCATCTGGCACATCAATACTCTCATTCGGGTTAAGACGTGCCCATTTTTGAATCAACTGCAAGGCAATGTCTACCATCATGGAATGGTACCCTTTCATGGCTTGCTTGCTAAAAGTAGGGAGTAGGATGTTATGGGCTTTTTGCCAATTGGGCTCGTTCGTTCTGCTTGTAAATAGACCATCACCGCCAAAAGCTCGTACATTCTCTAATTCACTGTAAATTTGTTTATCGAAGCGGGAGATATCACAAACATCAGCCACCAGTTCATGTCCGGAAACGACCAGGCCGGAATAGCCGGGGAGCTTTAGGCGGTAAATAGGGCCGTACTCCTCAGCCAGCTTGCATAGCGAAAGAGTCGGTTGATCTTTGTCTATTAAAGGAAGGTTGCCAAGGGGGCCAAACGTTTTGGGCTGCGGGATATACCCTGCTTCTTTTATCATGAATGTCCTCCTTTAAAACCGTTGTATAATGTCTCCAAGACAAGCCCCGCAGCGGATTTCTTGGCAATATGACCTTCTTGTATCTGCTGCCAGGTGACAAAGAGCAGGGAATACAGCACATTCAGAATCCACTGGCTGCTCATATCCTGGCGAAAATAACCTTTGCGCTGCAACGACTCGATCATCTGCTGTACCGGTTCCTTAAGCTTGGCCTCGGCTGCCAGCATCTCTTGGCTGTAATTCAGCGAAGTATCGTGAGCTAGATAATAGATTTTATCCCCTAGCGGGATCAGCGCTTCAACTAATTCTGGAATATAGGTTTCGTTGCCTTCCTCATCCACAGGGATTCGGCTCATTACCTCTCCTACGACCTGCACAGCCCTTAACCCGAGCTGCAGCATTAACTGCTCCCTGCTCTCCACATATCGATGGAGGGTAGCAATGCCAATGCCGGCATAATTGGCAATTTCATTCAGCGAAGCCGCAGGCTTCTCTACCAAAAGCTCCGTTGCCGCATCCAGAATCGCATTATGCTTGGCCTCTTTCGTCGTTGATCTGGCATTTGCCATCGTTAGCCCTTCTTTCGTGGTAATTTATTATAATTTGATAGTTATTCATATCATTTGATATAAATATATACCATATAAGAAATACATTCAACTTTCCCACCAGCGGGAGCTACGACGAATAGACCGCATGCCTTTGCAGGGGGCGGTCTATTTGCGTTTATTAGACAGTAGCGCTACGATTAGCAACCCAAAGGTTAGCATAAGCATCATTGCTT
This window encodes:
- a CDS encoding response regulator transcription factor, whose amino-acid sequence is MIGKLLVVDDEIWFREGLVQLISSNQLGWEVVGEAADGEEAVQAVELYKPDLIITDINMPVMDGLQLMEWLSRAHPEIRVIILTGYRDFEYAQRALRYGAVEFLLKPFSLDEAYRVLRKAYEELRLKQLKLRVTKQERQTEVFRAALFGLPCERALRENWEQKWRAADFCILQVHSYELPGKNYTQSDINLLHYAVTNILQELLQGHQAEGLYFPLRKEAFAFLLEPGPAGVTYRNAVKEAMSRFIGLETSWLELGAVQRFEELAEQYNEVHSGHGDGRAGDLAAVDGFPLLKEELLSLLVTSNLPAAEQRLAEYVDQAASLGLQSCKTRIYTLVTVFSSILLTDFKHVNAAAAGEGLNPAHILEIQSVQELLSWAKEKCAEFLDIFDHWLNQQQDNVVVQAKQYIDGHYQTDCSLQMVAAHVHVTPNYLSNLFKKESGIGLTNYVSQLRIEEAKALLQFTRLRMMEIAERVGFDNSSYFTVVFKQLTGESPRAFRRRYEERTD
- a CDS encoding sensor histidine kinase; the protein is MNNRRRPFKKIFKFSTKLIIALSTANILISCITGLITYRIHLSLFNEEISRQYYMTTDQILAQLDSRVNDMYRITDYITLNPSVSQAVMEQNEQSNSYERMKLEQLLDKEMYQVRLDAPEIMGIRIYDLKENIFNLGSFSGRFYNLESAYLDDMVLRLKETGGEYVWSRTAEGDFQQRDDANVVLAGRLMRSINLDTYGRMLILFNTSLFESHLKDLRIHEDTEAYLFDEEGRLLYSLNGLDGQEVPELANMPGMGNLVREEQGVSYMYTRQQSEKVGFTLVSKVSLAQIQSKSTVILQVAVASALVSLVSLGIIIALISRMLLRPLGNLVRGMKHVREGKFDTRVQIRSKDELGYLGESFNNMTAHIETLIYEMYERKINEKEAELKAIQAQLNPHFLYNTLGMFFWKFYMLGDEKSARLITSLSEMLQYTLEPVQQMTTLRDEIRQIHNYLEIQKARYPDSLTAEIDIPEEMLDCRVFRLLIQPIVENAFIHAFRNKKTDRRLQITGYVQSAGEGSAPFLVLEISDNGSGMTQEMIDRILNPPYEPLNDKRKSIGTISVIRRIELVYGATYGVEFESEPGEGTLVRLKLPCRLQESEDI
- a CDS encoding MFS transporter, whose amino-acid sequence is MITATRRVHNLGLFTFAAGALGCALAPNAALLLGFRVIQGIGASMYQATNMALIVEVFPKEQRGRALGLMSTFVAAGSMAGPALGGFPGAVVLLGEQLLAAGRGVGRRKSKLTLSI
- a CDS encoding bifunctional cytochrome P450/NADPH--P450 reductase, which codes for MKEAGYIPQPKTFGPLGNLPLIDKDQPTLSLCKLAEEYGPIYRLKLPGYSGLVVSGHELVADVCDISRFDKQIYSELENVRAFGGDGLFTSRTNEPNWQKAHNILLPTFSKQAMKGYHSMMVDIALQLIQKWARLNPNESIDVPDDMTRLTLDTIGLCGFNYRFNSYYRETHSPFINSMVRALNEAMHKSARLEIQNKLMVRTRRQFNQDVQTMFSLVDTIIEERKANGDRGETDLLARMLNGKDPETGESLDDENIRYQMITFLIAGHETTSGLLSFALYFLIKNPDSLKKAYLEVDQVLTSPSPEYSQVLQLHYIRMILNESLRLWPTAPGFELYAKEDTVIGGKYPVKKGENVGVLLPQLHRDKEAWGEDADEFRPERFEDPDKVPNHAYKPFGNGQRACIGMQFALHEATLVLGMILQHFELIDHTSYQLNVKQTLTLKPGDFTMRVQPRNKLQTSALAQELEAKDSDNNGDKRNLGRVQSSIIGAEHIPLLVLYGSDLGTAERIARELSDIAQIYGFKSEVAPLNDWKGKLPKEGAVLIVTASYNGQPPRNAREFVQWLEGVEPGELEGVHYAVFGCGDRSWSSTYQNVPKLIDEQLALKGARRLSPRGEADAGGDFEKQVEEWQERMWSDVMMAFNLKLNEDAENKRSALNVQFVSGMEAMPLAQTYEAVYASVTENRELQKTDSGRSTRYIEIALPEGVRYQEGDHLGVLPCNSRENVERIVRRYGLNRKDQLILTANGRNAVHLPLDRPVNLQDLLSHCVEVQEAATRAQLRELAAYTVCPPHKRELTALLEEEAYKDQILKKRLTMLDLLEKYEACEMPFERFLELLPPLKPRYYSISSSPRANPERASITVAVVQGSAWSGRGDYHGVASNYLAECKAAEEILMFVRTPDSGFQLPEDPRTPVIMVGPGTGVAPFRGFLQARAAIRQVGADLGEARLYFGCRNEWDYIYREELEQYERDGIVTLRTAFSRMEGKSKTYVQHLMEQDAAEIVSLLSTGGRIYVCGDGSEMAPDVESALQQAYLAIHGVGQQEARAWLNNLEAEGRYAKDVWAKT
- a CDS encoding TetR/AcrR family transcriptional regulator, translating into MANARSTTKEAKHNAILDAATELLVEKPAASLNEIANYAGIGIATLHRYVESREQLMLQLGLRAVQVVGEVMSRIPVDEEGNETYIPELVEALIPLGDKIYYLAHDTSLNYSQEMLAAEAKLKEPVQQMIESLQRKGYFRQDMSSQWILNVLYSLLFVTWQQIQEGHIAKKSAAGLVLETLYNGFKGGHS
- a CDS encoding putative holin-like toxin, translating into MTVFEAMMLMLTFGLLIVALLSNKRK